The proteins below come from a single Nitrospirota bacterium genomic window:
- a CDS encoding cation-translocating P-type ATPase, which translates to MAKQDVIKTLTITVKGLDCAACAEKIEKALLRHEGIHGITVYLGAEKADIQFDPSLIKEKSIVDTISGLGYKVLTGSGEVSGKSFLEIFFRGEWTFDLLRIGFVFLLLALSFTGITKSITAIDLFSIFAVIVGGYPLIRHAFIDLKNRTVTADVFMALGVVAAAAIGEFRSAAIIAFFMLIAEFLDSFTMEKARKAIKELIEMAPKTARVKREDAEMEVPVEDIKRGDIVVVKPGEKIPVEGVIISGRGSINQAPITGESIPVEKKEGDIVYAATINQLGVLFIKVTHTGEDTTYSRIIRLVEEAEASKAPVQKIADKFASYFTPAILVIAIITFLITWKITNTIAVIVVACPCTVAIATPLAVVASMGRAAKKGIIIKGGRYLEALIMMTRR; encoded by the coding sequence TGCTGCGCCATGAAGGAATTCACGGCATAACCGTATATTTAGGCGCGGAGAAGGCGGATATACAGTTCGACCCCTCTTTAATAAAGGAAAAATCTATAGTCGATACTATAAGCGGCCTTGGGTATAAGGTTTTAACGGGAAGCGGTGAGGTCTCCGGCAAATCCTTCTTAGAAATATTTTTTAGGGGAGAATGGACCTTTGACCTGTTAAGGATAGGATTTGTCTTTCTGTTGCTCGCCCTTAGTTTCACAGGCATAACAAAATCAATCACGGCAATAGACCTGTTTTCGATATTTGCCGTAATAGTCGGCGGCTATCCTTTGATAAGGCACGCCTTCATAGATTTAAAAAACAGGACTGTCACAGCCGATGTCTTCATGGCGCTGGGAGTCGTTGCCGCCGCTGCAATAGGAGAATTCCGCTCAGCCGCCATAATAGCCTTTTTCATGCTCATAGCAGAGTTCCTCGATTCTTTTACCATGGAAAAAGCGAGGAAAGCCATAAAGGAATTAATTGAAATGGCTCCAAAGACAGCAAGGGTGAAAAGAGAAGATGCAGAGATGGAAGTCCCTGTGGAAGATATAAAAAGGGGCGATATTGTTGTTGTTAAGCCCGGCGAAAAAATCCCTGTTGAAGGTGTGATAATCTCGGGAAGGGGTTCGATAAATCAGGCACCGATTACAGGTGAATCAATCCCTGTGGAAAAAAAGGAAGGTGACATTGTATACGCAGCAACAATTAATCAACTTGGTGTTTTATTCATAAAGGTAACTCACACAGGAGAAGACACCACATATTCAAGGATTATAAGGCTCGTTGAAGAGGCAGAGGCGTCAAAGGCTCCTGTCCAGAAGATAGCAGATAAATTCGCCTCATACTTTACGCCTGCAATCTTAGTCATCGCAATCATCACATTTTTAATTACATGGAAGATAACGAACACCATTGCGGTTATTGTTGTGGCATGTCCCTGCACCGTTGCCATAGCTACGCCGCTTGCAGTGGTGGCGAGCATGGGCAGGGCAGCAAAAAAGGGCATTATTATAAAGGGAGGCCGTTACCTCGAAGCCCTGATCATGATGACAAGGAGATAA
- a CDS encoding cation-translocating P-type ATPase, with translation MERYSEHPLAKAIIKKASEMEAAVPEPDECRVIPGMGIEVTVNGKKIVLGSREMLRISDIAISDEIERYIHDREENGKTALLLSHDNTVCGVICVADIVREGSIEAIASLKGLGFDDPIMLTGDNPRTANAIASSLGIKNVVAQLLPEDKVSKIKELASKGKRVLMVGDGINDAPALAQAHVGIAMGAVGSDAAIEASDVALMRDEWKQIPEAVMIGRKTFSIIKQNLAVGIVFNLVGITLASTGILSPAMAAVAHVMPDVLVFLNSSRLLR, from the coding sequence GTGGAACGATACTCAGAGCATCCCCTCGCAAAGGCGATAATCAAAAAGGCATCAGAAATGGAGGCTGCGGTTCCTGAGCCGGATGAATGCAGGGTCATTCCTGGAATGGGCATAGAAGTTACTGTAAACGGCAAAAAGATAGTCCTCGGAAGCAGGGAGATGTTGAGAATATCGGATATAGCCATTTCGGACGAGATCGAAAGATATATTCACGACAGGGAAGAGAATGGCAAGACAGCCCTCCTTTTATCCCATGACAACACTGTCTGCGGAGTTATATGCGTGGCTGACATTGTAAGGGAGGGGAGCATAGAGGCCATAGCCTCCTTGAAAGGGCTCGGTTTTGATGACCCGATTATGCTTACAGGCGATAATCCGAGAACAGCTAATGCCATTGCCTCATCCCTCGGCATTAAAAATGTCGTGGCGCAACTACTGCCTGAAGATAAGGTAAGTAAGATAAAAGAGCTTGCATCAAAAGGCAAAAGAGTCTTGATGGTAGGTGACGGCATAAATGATGCGCCTGCCCTTGCACAGGCACATGTGGGCATAGCTATGGGAGCTGTTGGCTCTGATGCAGCAATTGAGGCATCGGATGTTGCATTAATGCGCGATGAGTGGAAGCAGATTCCGGAGGCGGTGATGATTGGAAGAAAGACGTTCAGCATTATAAAGCAAAATCTTGCGGTGGGTATAGTTTTCAATTTAGTCGGCATTACCCTCGCCTCAACAGGGATACTCTCTCCTGCAATGGCAGCAGTTGCCCATGTAATGCCCGATGTGCTTGTGTTTTTAAATTCTTCAAGATTACTTAGGTGA
- a CDS encoding SHOCT domain-containing protein, producing MWGDWMYGYGMGWGWFGFILMIAFWALVILGIVYLVKAIAGRGASPKEETPLDILKKRYAKGEIDQEDFVKRKRDLE from the coding sequence ATGTGGGGAGATTGGATGTATGGATATGGTATGGGCTGGGGATGGTTTGGATTTATCCTGATGATAGCCTTCTGGGCACTGGTGATTTTAGGGATTGTCTATCTTGTGAAGGCAATTGCCGGTAGAGGTGCATCTCCTAAAGAAGAGACACCACTTGATATTCTCAAGAAGAGATATGCAAAAGGTGAAATTGACCAGGAAGATTTTGTCAAAAGGAAAAGGGATTTAGAGTAG
- the pstC gene encoding phosphate ABC transporter permease subunit PstC, with amino-acid sequence MRKKVRFKEFLIEAILFLSAASSIFITLSIVVILFYESYGFFKEIPIIEFLTGTQWTPLFAEPKFGVLPLVAGTLLTTSIALSVALPLGLIAAIYLSEYAPHRVREVIKPILELLAAVPTVVYGYFALLFLTPILQKFLPDLSGFNALSPGIIMGIMIIPYVSSVSEDAMKAVPMHIREGSYAMGATRLQTAFKVIIPAAFSGIAAAFIMGISRAIGETMVVAIAAGMMPNFTFNPLEPVQTFTSYIVQVSLGDVPYGTLEYKTIFAAGIALFFMTLFFNIFGFFLRAKLREKY; translated from the coding sequence ATGAGGAAAAAGGTCAGGTTTAAAGAGTTTCTTATAGAGGCCATTCTATTTTTAAGTGCTGCCTCCTCCATATTTATTACACTGAGCATTGTAGTTATTTTATTTTATGAGTCCTACGGCTTCTTTAAAGAGATTCCGATTATAGAGTTTCTGACAGGCACTCAGTGGACTCCCCTTTTTGCAGAACCAAAGTTCGGCGTCCTTCCACTTGTTGCAGGGACTCTCCTGACAACTTCAATTGCACTTTCAGTTGCATTGCCATTGGGTCTGATTGCTGCGATATATTTAAGCGAATATGCACCTCACAGGGTAAGAGAGGTGATAAAGCCAATACTCGAACTCCTGGCAGCGGTGCCGACTGTGGTATATGGTTATTTTGCATTACTCTTCTTAACCCCCATACTTCAGAAATTTTTACCAGACCTTTCGGGTTTCAATGCCTTAAGCCCTGGAATTATAATGGGGATAATGATTATACCCTATGTGAGTTCTGTGAGTGAGGATGCCATGAAGGCTGTCCCGATGCATATAAGGGAGGGCTCGTATGCAATGGGCGCTACAAGACTACAGACAGCCTTCAAGGTCATTATACCTGCTGCATTTTCAGGGATAGCAGCAGCGTTTATCATGGGAATATCGAGGGCAATAGGTGAGACCATGGTGGTTGCAATTGCTGCTGGAATGATGCCGAATTTCACATTCAATCCCTTAGAGCCTGTTCAGACCTTTACCTCATATATAGTCCAGGTAAGCCTCGGTGATGTTCCGTATGGGACATTGGAATATAAAACAATATTTGCGGCAGGCATCGCCCTGTTCTTTATGACACTTTTTTTTAATATCTTTGGATTCTTCTTAAGGGCAAAGTTAAGAGAAAAATACTAA
- the pstA gene encoding phosphate ABC transporter permease PstA, with product MEDIKRRIKISKYWDYTFAITGLLSSFVGLALLFALFLDLFIDGSPRLSYKFFTSFPSRFPEEAGILSAWVGTTLVMVVTALTALPLGVAAGIYLEEYARKNWFTDIIEINVANLAGVPSIIYGLLALGLFVYFLRLGESILTGGLALALLILPVVIMATREAIRAIPNSIREASYALGATKWQTVQHHIIPYSTGGILTGIIIGLSRAIGETAPLITVGALTFIAFLPSSPISSEFPFISFKWLIDPFTVMPIQLFNWVSRPQKGFHVNAAAAGIVLLIMTLIMNGLAIYIRYRFRKKIRW from the coding sequence ATGGAAGACATTAAGAGACGAATAAAGATCTCAAAATACTGGGACTACACCTTCGCAATCACTGGACTCCTTTCCTCCTTTGTCGGCCTTGCACTATTATTTGCGCTCTTTCTGGATTTATTCATTGATGGCTCTCCGAGGTTGAGTTACAAATTCTTCACATCGTTCCCATCAAGGTTTCCAGAAGAGGCAGGGATACTCTCTGCATGGGTTGGGACGACCCTTGTAATGGTCGTTACAGCGCTAACAGCCTTACCACTCGGCGTTGCTGCAGGGATATACCTTGAGGAGTATGCAAGGAAAAACTGGTTTACAGATATTATAGAGATTAATGTGGCAAACCTTGCAGGCGTCCCTTCAATCATCTATGGCCTCCTTGCACTGGGATTATTTGTATATTTCCTGAGGCTTGGTGAGAGCATTCTTACCGGTGGACTTGCCCTTGCCCTGTTGATATTGCCGGTTGTCATAATGGCAACGAGGGAGGCTATAAGGGCAATACCCAATTCCATAAGGGAGGCATCATATGCCCTGGGCGCTACAAAGTGGCAGACTGTCCAGCATCACATAATCCCCTATTCCACAGGCGGAATCCTCACAGGAATTATAATAGGGCTTTCGAGGGCTATCGGAGAGACAGCCCCGTTGATCACTGTCGGGGCATTGACCTTTATAGCCTTTCTTCCATCTTCGCCCATATCCTCGGAGTTTCCGTTCATATCATTTAAGTGGCTCATTGACCCTTTTACTGTTATGCCCATTCAACTTTTTAACTGGGTATCGAGGCCGCAAAAGGGGTTTCATGTAAATGCAGCAGCAGCAGGTATCGTACTTCTGATAATGACATTGATTATGAACGGCCTCGCAATTTATATTAGATATAGATTCAGGAAGAAAATAAGATGGTAA
- the pstB gene encoding phosphate ABC transporter ATP-binding protein, which produces MVTDNLKAEVKQLNFYYGSVHALKDTNLPIAQRKVTALIGPSGCGKTTFLRCFNRMHDLYPNNRYEGEIILYPDNINIISPEIDPIEIRMQISMVFQKPNPFPKSIYENVAYGLRVRGVSKRSILDEKVEKSLRGAALWDEIKDRLYKPAFELSGGQQQRLCIARALATDPRILLFDEPTSALDPTATSKIEELIIELKNEVTIIIVTHNMQQAARVSDYTAFMYLGEIIEFDKTDKIFTAPTKKLTEEYITGRFG; this is translated from the coding sequence ATGGTAACGGATAATCTAAAAGCTGAAGTCAAACAACTTAATTTCTATTATGGCTCTGTCCATGCCCTTAAAGACACCAATCTGCCTATAGCGCAAAGAAAGGTTACAGCCCTTATAGGTCCCTCAGGTTGTGGGAAGACAACATTTCTTAGATGCTTTAATCGCATGCATGATCTCTACCCTAATAACAGGTATGAAGGAGAAATCATCCTTTATCCTGACAATATTAATATCATCTCACCTGAGATTGACCCTATTGAGATAAGGATGCAGATAAGTATGGTCTTTCAGAAGCCAAATCCTTTCCCAAAGTCAATATACGAAAATGTTGCCTATGGCCTCAGGGTAAGAGGGGTCAGTAAGAGAAGCATACTCGATGAGAAAGTAGAGAAATCCCTGCGTGGTGCAGCCCTCTGGGATGAGATAAAGGATAGGCTTTATAAGCCAGCATTTGAGCTTTCTGGTGGGCAACAGCAGAGGCTTTGTATAGCGAGGGCACTCGCGACAGACCCTCGGATTCTCCTCTTTGATGAACCAACCTCAGCCCTTGATCCAACAGCGACTTCAAAAATCGAAGAACTTATAATAGAATTAAAAAATGAAGTAACCATAATAATCGTCACTCATAACATGCAACAGGCAGCAAGGGTATCGGACTATACTGCCTTTATGTATTTAGGGGAGATTATTGAATTTGACAAAACAGATAAGATATTCACAGCACCAACTAAGAAACTTACAGAGGAATATATTACAGGGAGGTTTGGATAA
- the phoU gene encoding phosphate signaling complex protein PhoU produces MTTVFDRELGELKERILRMGAMVETAIRDSVASLVERDSELARKVIGNDPKINALDVEIDEECIRLLAIRQPRAGDLRFITTAMKITTDLERMGDLAEDISERAIELNEEPILKPYIDIPRMAEISGGMLRDALDSLVKGDTKLAMAVIKRDDQVDMLNVQVFNELLFFMIQDPHTVSRATRITYVSKYLERIGDHATNIAEMVIYMVEGKIIRHTGPA; encoded by the coding sequence ATGACAACCGTCTTTGATAGAGAACTTGGAGAACTGAAAGAGAGGATATTGAGAATGGGTGCGATGGTTGAGACTGCCATAAGGGATTCTGTCGCTTCCCTCGTTGAAAGGGATTCTGAACTCGCAAGAAAAGTTATTGGGAATGACCCTAAGATTAATGCCCTTGATGTCGAGATAGACGAAGAATGTATAAGGCTCTTAGCTATCAGACAACCGAGGGCAGGGGATTTGAGGTTTATCACGACCGCAATGAAGATAACTACAGACCTTGAGAGGATGGGGGATTTAGCAGAGGATATTTCAGAAAGGGCAATCGAGCTCAATGAAGAGCCGATACTTAAGCCTTACATAGATATACCGAGGATGGCGGAAATATCAGGGGGGATGCTGAGGGATGCCCTCGATTCCCTGGTAAAAGGGGATACAAAACTTGCCATGGCTGTAATAAAGAGGGATGATCAAGTAGATATGCTTAATGTCCAGGTATTCAATGAACTGCTTTTTTTTATGATACAGGACCCACATACCGTATCAAGGGCTACGAGGATTACCTATGTGTCAAAATATCTTGAGCGAATCGGAGATCACGCTACCAACATCGCTGAAATGGTTATTTATATGGTAGAGGGAAAGATAATAAGGCATACAGGGCCAGCATGA
- a CDS encoding response regulator: MRILVVDDEPDLVELVKYNLTKEGYSVEYAESGDKALKKIRAENYDLIILDLMLPGIPGLELCRILRKDEKTAKIPVIMLTAKTDEVDKILGLEMGADDYVTKPFSPRELIARIKAVLRRSEQERGANKEVKIGELAVNFDTYAVSLRGRPIKLSATEFRLLRFLIEHRGKVFSRDHLLDSVWKGESFVEPRIVDVHIRRLRSQLEDDPKNAKYIKTMRGVGYYFSGD; encoded by the coding sequence ATGAGAATACTTGTTGTAGATGATGAGCCTGATCTGGTAGAACTTGTAAAATATAACCTTACAAAGGAAGGTTATTCTGTTGAATATGCTGAAAGTGGCGATAAGGCCCTTAAGAAAATAAGGGCAGAAAATTATGATCTCATTATCCTTGATTTAATGCTTCCTGGTATCCCGGGGCTTGAGCTTTGCAGAATCTTAAGAAAAGACGAAAAGACCGCTAAAATCCCTGTAATCATGCTCACAGCAAAGACAGACGAGGTCGATAAAATTCTTGGCCTTGAGATGGGCGCAGATGATTATGTAACAAAGCCCTTTAGCCCCAGGGAGCTTATAGCGAGGATAAAGGCTGTGTTAAGGAGAAGCGAGCAGGAGCGTGGCGCCAATAAAGAGGTAAAGATTGGGGAGCTCGCTGTAAATTTTGATACTTATGCTGTGAGTCTCAGGGGCAGGCCTATTAAGCTTAGCGCTACAGAGTTCAGGCTTCTCAGGTTTCTTATAGAACATAGAGGCAAGGTCTTCAGCCGTGACCACCTGCTTGATTCTGTCTGGAAGGGCGAGTCTTTTGTTGAACCACGGATAGTTGATGTGCACATAAGGCGTCTGCGGAGCCAGCTCGAGGATGACCCGAAGAACGCAAAGTACATCAAGACCATGAGGGGAGTGGGGTATTATTTCTCCGGAGATTAA